A single region of the Streptomyces virginiae genome encodes:
- the fabG gene encoding 3-oxoacyl-[acyl-carrier-protein] reductase, giving the protein MSRSVLVTGGNRGIGLAIAQAFAEAGDKVAITYRSGEPPQALTSLGVLAVRCDITDSEQVEQAYKQIEDAHGAVEVLVANAGITKDTLLMRMSEEDFTSVLDTNLTGTFRVVKRANRGMLRAKKGRVVLISSVVGLLGSAGQANYAASKAALVGFARSLARELGSRNITFNVVAPGFVDTDMTKVLTDEQRAGIVGQVPLGRYAQPEEIAAAVRFLASDDAAYITGAVIPVDGGLGMGH; this is encoded by the coding sequence TTGAGCCGCTCGGTTCTCGTCACCGGAGGAAACCGGGGCATCGGCCTCGCCATCGCCCAAGCCTTCGCGGAGGCCGGCGACAAGGTCGCGATCACGTACCGGTCGGGTGAGCCGCCGCAGGCCCTCACCTCGCTCGGTGTCCTGGCGGTGCGGTGCGACATCACCGACTCCGAGCAGGTGGAGCAGGCCTACAAGCAGATCGAGGACGCGCACGGCGCGGTCGAGGTGCTCGTGGCCAACGCCGGCATCACCAAGGACACGCTGCTGATGCGCATGTCCGAGGAGGACTTCACGTCCGTCCTCGACACCAACCTCACCGGCACGTTCCGGGTGGTCAAGCGCGCGAACCGGGGCATGCTCCGGGCCAAGAAGGGCCGCGTCGTCCTGATCTCCTCCGTCGTCGGGCTCCTGGGCTCGGCCGGCCAGGCCAACTACGCCGCCTCCAAGGCCGCGCTGGTGGGCTTCGCCCGCTCCCTCGCCCGCGAGCTGGGTTCCCGCAACATCACCTTCAACGTCGTCGCCCCCGGTTTCGTGGACACCGACATGACGAAGGTGCTCACCGACGAGCAGCGCGCGGGCATCGTGGGCCAGGTGCCGCTCGGCCGTTACGCGCAGCCCGAGGAGATCGCGGCAGCCGTCCGCTTCCTGGCGTCCGACGACGCCGCGTACATCACCGGAGCCGTCATTCCCGTTGACGGCGGATTGGGCATGGGTCACTGA
- a CDS encoding TldD/PmbA family protein codes for MIGATGSDHGRTSVPHSIDAAFAALPLRALADAALARARALGAEHADFRLERIRSASWRLRDAKPAGGSDTTDLGYAVRVVHGGSWGFASGVDLTMDAAAKVASQAVAMAKLSAQVIKAAGSDERVELADEPVHADRTWISAYDVNPFEVPDAEKAALLADWSARLLAADGVAHVDASLLAVHENKFYADTAGTSTTQQRVRIHPQLTAVAVNGTTGEFDSMRTIAPPAGRGWEYLTGTGWDWNSELEQIPGLLAEKMRAPSVEAGRYDLVVDPSNLWLTIHESIGHATELDRALGYEAAYAGTSFATFDQLNKLKYGSPIMNVTGDRTAEHGLATVGFDDEGVQAQSWDLVKDGTLVGYQLDRRIAKLTGLGRSNGCAFADSPGHVPVQRMANVSLQPDPGGLSTEDLIGGVERGIYVVGDRSWSIDMQRYNFQFTGQRFFRIENGRLAGQLRDVAYQATTTDFWGSMEKVGGPQTYVLGGAFNCGKAQPGQVAAVSHGCPSALFRDVNILNTTQEAGR; via the coding sequence ATGATCGGGGCGACCGGCTCCGACCACGGGAGGACTTCCGTGCCCCATTCCATCGACGCGGCCTTCGCCGCGCTGCCCCTGCGGGCGCTCGCCGACGCGGCGCTCGCCCGGGCCCGCGCGCTGGGTGCCGAGCATGCCGACTTCCGGCTGGAGCGGATCCGCAGCGCCTCCTGGCGCCTGCGGGACGCCAAGCCTGCCGGTGGTTCCGACACCACCGATCTCGGGTACGCGGTCCGGGTCGTGCACGGGGGCAGCTGGGGATTCGCCTCCGGTGTGGACCTGACCATGGACGCCGCCGCCAAGGTGGCCTCGCAGGCCGTGGCCATGGCGAAGCTGTCCGCCCAGGTGATCAAGGCCGCGGGGTCGGACGAGCGCGTGGAGCTCGCCGACGAGCCGGTGCACGCCGACCGGACGTGGATCTCCGCGTACGACGTGAACCCCTTCGAGGTGCCGGACGCGGAGAAGGCGGCGCTGCTCGCCGACTGGAGCGCGCGCCTGCTGGCGGCCGACGGGGTGGCCCACGTGGACGCCTCGCTGCTCGCCGTCCACGAGAACAAGTTCTACGCGGACACCGCGGGTACCTCGACCACGCAGCAGCGGGTCCGGATCCACCCGCAGCTCACCGCCGTCGCCGTGAACGGCACCACCGGCGAGTTCGACTCGATGCGCACCATCGCCCCGCCGGCCGGCCGCGGCTGGGAGTACCTGACCGGCACCGGCTGGGACTGGAACTCCGAGCTGGAGCAGATCCCCGGCCTGCTCGCCGAGAAGATGCGGGCGCCGAGCGTCGAGGCCGGCCGCTACGACCTGGTGGTGGACCCCTCCAATCTGTGGCTCACCATCCACGAGTCCATCGGCCACGCCACCGAGCTGGACCGGGCGCTGGGCTACGAGGCGGCGTACGCGGGGACCTCCTTCGCCACCTTCGACCAGCTGAACAAGCTCAAGTACGGCTCCCCGATCATGAACGTGACCGGTGACCGCACCGCCGAGCACGGGCTGGCCACCGTCGGCTTCGACGACGAGGGCGTCCAGGCGCAGAGCTGGGACCTGGTCAAGGACGGCACCCTGGTCGGCTACCAGCTGGACCGGCGGATCGCGAAGCTGACCGGCCTCGGGCGGTCCAACGGCTGCGCCTTCGCCGACTCCCCCGGGCACGTGCCCGTCCAGCGGATGGCGAACGTGTCCCTCCAGCCGGATCCGGGCGGGCTCTCGACCGAGGACCTGATCGGCGGGGTCGAGCGCGGGATCTACGTGGTCGGCGACCGCTCCTGGTCGATCGACATGCAGCGCTACAACTTCCAGTTCACCGGGCAGCGCTTCTTCCGGATCGAGAACGGCAGGCTGGCCGGTCAGCTGCGCGATGTCGCGTACCAGGCCACCACCACCGATTTCTGGGGCTCGATGGAGAAGGTCGGCGGCCCGCAGACCTACGTCCTGGGCGGCGCCTTCAACTGCGGCAAGGCCCAGCCGGGCCAGGTGGCGGCGGTCTCGCACGGCTGCCCGTCCGCGCTGTTCCGCGACGTGAACATCCTGAACACCACGCAGGAGGCCGGGCGATGA
- a CDS encoding metallopeptidase TldD-related protein has product MSSTNRITKPHEIVERALELSTADGCVVIADEGSSANLRWAGNALTTNGVTRSRTLTVIATVDGKEGTASGVVSRSAVTADDLEPLVRAAEAAARGAGPAEDAQRLVTGTPASPDFTDAPAETSSAVFADFAPALGEAFARAREGGRELYGFANHELVSTYVGTSTGLRLRHDQPNGTLELNAKSPDRQRSAWAGRSTRDFKDVDPTVLDAELAVRLGWAERKIDLPAGRYETLLPPTAVADLLIYQMWSAAARDAVEGRTVFSKPGGGTRLGEKLSELPLSLRSDPNAPGLESAPFVIAHSSGDDASVFDNGLPVPATEWIADGHLNRLSTTRHTAGLTGMQLSPGFGNLILDAGGEKSLDEMVAATERGLLLTCLWYIREVDPATLLLTGLTRDGVYLVENGQVVGEVNNFRFNESPVDLLSRASEAGRTEKTLPREWSDWFTRAAMPALRIPDFNMSSVSKGV; this is encoded by the coding sequence ATGAGCTCGACGAACCGCATCACCAAGCCCCACGAGATCGTCGAGCGGGCCCTGGAGCTGTCCACCGCCGACGGCTGTGTCGTCATCGCCGACGAGGGGTCGAGCGCCAATCTGCGCTGGGCCGGAAACGCCCTGACGACGAACGGCGTGACCCGATCCCGGACCCTGACGGTCATCGCCACGGTCGACGGCAAGGAGGGCACGGCCTCGGGGGTCGTCTCGCGCTCCGCCGTGACCGCGGACGACCTGGAGCCGCTGGTCCGGGCCGCCGAGGCGGCCGCCCGCGGGGCGGGCCCGGCCGAGGACGCCCAGCGGCTGGTCACCGGGACCCCGGCCTCGCCGGACTTCACCGACGCCCCGGCCGAGACGAGCTCGGCGGTCTTCGCGGACTTCGCCCCGGCCCTCGGCGAGGCCTTCGCCCGGGCCCGCGAGGGCGGCCGGGAGCTGTACGGCTTCGCCAACCACGAGCTGGTCTCCACGTACGTCGGCACCTCGACGGGCCTGCGGCTGCGCCACGACCAGCCGAACGGCACGCTGGAGCTCAACGCGAAGTCCCCGGACCGGCAGCGCTCCGCCTGGGCGGGCCGCTCCACCCGGGACTTCAAGGACGTGGACCCGACCGTGCTGGACGCGGAGCTGGCCGTGCGCCTCGGCTGGGCGGAGCGGAAGATCGACCTGCCCGCGGGCCGGTACGAGACCCTGCTGCCGCCGACCGCCGTGGCGGACCTGCTGATCTACCAGATGTGGTCGGCGGCGGCCCGGGACGCGGTGGAGGGCCGTACGGTCTTCTCCAAGCCCGGTGGTGGCACCCGGCTCGGCGAGAAGCTGTCCGAGCTGCCGCTCTCCCTGCGCAGCGACCCGAACGCGCCGGGCCTGGAGTCCGCGCCGTTCGTGATCGCGCACAGCTCCGGCGACGACGCCTCGGTGTTCGACAACGGTCTGCCGGTCCCGGCGACCGAGTGGATCGCGGACGGTCACCTGAACCGGCTGAGCACGACCCGGCACACGGCGGGCCTGACCGGGATGCAGCTCTCCCCCGGCTTCGGGAACCTGATCCTGGACGCGGGCGGCGAGAAGTCCCTCGACGAGATGGTCGCGGCCACCGAGCGGGGTCTGCTGCTGACCTGCCTCTGGTACATCCGCGAGGTGGACCCGGCGACGCTGCTGCTGACGGGCCTGACCCGGGACGGCGTCTACCTGGTGGAGAACGGGCAGGTCGTCGGCGAGGTCAACAACTTCCGGTTCAACGAGTCCCCCGTGGACCTGCTGTCGCGGGCCTCGGAGGCCGGCCGGACCGAGAAGACCTTGCCGCGCGAGTGGAGCGACTGGTTCACGCGCGCCGCGATGCCGGCGCTGCGTATCCCGGATTTCAACATGAGTTCGGTGAGCAAGGGCGTCTGA
- the tyrS gene encoding tyrosine--tRNA ligase, whose product MTDIVDELKWRGLFAQSTDEEALRKAFADGPVTFYCGFDPTAASLHVGHLVQVLTVRRLQQAGHRPLALVGGATGQIGDPRPTAERTLNDPETVANWVNRLRTQIEPFLSFEGENAALMVNNLDWTAGLSAIEFLRDIGKHFRVNKMLTKDSVAKRLDSDQGISYTEFSYQLLQGMDFLELYRRYGCVLQQGGSDQWGNLTAGLDLIHRVEPGAVVHALATPLMVKADGTKFGKSESGAVWLDPEMTTPYAFYQFWLNVDDRDISTYMRILSFKSPEELEALEAQTAERPQARAAQRALAEELTALVHGADQCAAVIAASKALFGQGDLAELDEATLAAALSELPHAQVTELGLVVDLLAETGLVASKSAGRRTVKEGGAYVNNAKVTAEDAVPTEKDLLHGRWLVLRRGKKNLAAVEVTGA is encoded by the coding sequence GTGACTGACATCGTCGACGAACTGAAGTGGCGCGGGCTCTTCGCCCAGTCCACCGACGAAGAAGCCCTGCGCAAGGCCTTCGCGGACGGTCCGGTCACCTTCTATTGCGGCTTCGACCCGACCGCGGCCTCGCTGCACGTGGGGCACCTGGTCCAGGTGCTCACCGTGCGCCGGCTCCAGCAGGCCGGTCACCGGCCGCTGGCGCTGGTCGGCGGGGCCACGGGGCAGATCGGCGACCCGCGACCGACGGCCGAGCGGACCCTGAACGACCCGGAGACCGTCGCGAACTGGGTGAACCGGCTGCGCACCCAGATCGAGCCGTTCCTGTCCTTCGAGGGCGAGAACGCGGCGCTGATGGTGAACAACCTGGACTGGACGGCGGGCCTGTCCGCCATCGAGTTCCTGCGGGACATCGGCAAGCACTTCCGCGTCAACAAGATGCTCACGAAGGACTCGGTCGCCAAGCGGCTCGACTCCGACCAGGGCATCAGCTACACCGAGTTCAGCTACCAGCTGCTCCAGGGCATGGACTTCCTGGAGCTGTACCGGCGCTACGGCTGCGTGCTCCAGCAGGGTGGCTCCGACCAGTGGGGCAACCTGACGGCCGGGCTCGACCTGATCCACCGGGTCGAGCCGGGTGCGGTCGTGCACGCGCTGGCGACCCCGCTGATGGTCAAGGCGGACGGCACCAAGTTCGGCAAGTCCGAGAGCGGCGCCGTATGGCTCGACCCGGAGATGACCACGCCGTACGCGTTCTACCAGTTCTGGCTGAATGTGGACGACCGCGACATCTCCACCTACATGCGGATCCTGTCCTTCAAGTCCCCTGAGGAGCTGGAGGCACTGGAGGCGCAGACCGCCGAGCGGCCGCAGGCGCGCGCCGCCCAGCGGGCGCTGGCCGAGGAGCTGACCGCGCTCGTGCACGGCGCCGACCAGTGCGCCGCCGTGATCGCCGCGTCGAAGGCGCTGTTCGGTCAGGGTGACCTGGCGGAGCTTGACGAGGCCACGCTGGCCGCGGCCCTGTCCGAGCTGCCGCACGCCCAGGTGACGGAGCTCGGCCTGGTGGTGGACCTGCTCGCGGAGACCGGCCTGGTCGCGAGCAAGTCGGCCGGCCGCCGGACCGTGAAGGAGGGCGGCGCCTACGTGAACAACGCGAAGGTCACCGCCGAGGACGCGGTCCCGACCGAGAAGGACCTGCTGCACGGGCGCTGGCTGGTGCTGCGTCGGGGCAAGAAGAACCTGGCCGCGGTGGAGGTCACCGGCGCCTGA
- a CDS encoding GlsB/YeaQ/YmgE family stress response membrane protein, translating to MGWLWAIIVGFVLGLIAKAILPGKQHQPLWLTTLFGIAGAVLGNAVATWIGVGETKGIDWTRHLLQIVGAVVIVALGEMAYGAIKGKRQTT from the coding sequence ATGGGTTGGTTGTGGGCGATCATCGTCGGTTTCGTGCTGGGGCTGATAGCCAAGGCCATCCTGCCGGGCAAGCAGCACCAGCCGCTGTGGCTGACCACGCTCTTCGGCATCGCCGGTGCCGTCCTCGGCAACGCGGTGGCCACATGGATCGGTGTCGGCGAGACCAAGGGCATCGACTGGACCCGCCACCTGCTGCAGATCGTCGGTGCGGTCGTCATCGTCGCGCTCGGCGAGATGGCGTACGGAGCGATCAAGGGCAAACGGCAGACGACCTGA
- a CDS encoding DUF3099 domain-containing protein, translated as MGLDEDVRGRQRRYVISMAIRTLSVIATVLLWNVQRPVAIVTLVAGALLPYVAVVIANAGRESTPSLPSHFVPAPVRPALDAGNLNKSSDQS; from the coding sequence ATGGGGCTCGACGAGGACGTGCGGGGCCGTCAGCGCCGGTACGTGATCTCGATGGCGATCAGGACCCTTTCGGTCATCGCGACCGTGCTGTTGTGGAACGTGCAGCGCCCGGTGGCCATCGTGACGCTCGTGGCCGGCGCCCTGCTCCCGTACGTGGCCGTGGTCATCGCCAACGCCGGACGCGAGTCGACGCCCTCGCTTCCCTCGCACTTCGTTCCGGCTCCCGTACGACCGGCGCTGGACGCCGGAAACCTCAATAAAAGCTCAGATCAATCATGA
- the moaA gene encoding GTP 3',8-cyclase MoaA, with amino-acid sequence MLLDTYGRVATDLRVSLTDRCNLRCTYCMPEEGLQWLGKSDLLSDDEIVRLIRIAVTQLGITEVRFTGGEPLLRPGLVGIVERCAALEPRPKMSLTTNGIGLKRTARALKAAGLDRVNVSLDTLRPEVFKTLTRRDRHKDVIEGMAAAREAGLTPVKVNAVLMPGLNDDEAPDLLAWAVENEYELRFIEQMPLDAQHGWKRDGMITAGDILESLRTRFTLTEEGAVERGSAPAERWVVDGGPATVGVIASVTRPFCGACDRTRLTADGQVRTCLFATEESDLRAALRSGAPDEEIARLWKVAMWGKKAGSGLDDPSFLQPDRPMSAIGG; translated from the coding sequence GTGCTTCTCGACACCTATGGCCGCGTGGCCACTGACCTGCGCGTCTCACTGACCGACCGGTGCAATCTGCGCTGCACCTACTGCATGCCCGAAGAGGGGCTGCAGTGGCTCGGCAAGTCGGACCTGCTCAGTGACGACGAGATCGTCCGGCTGATCCGCATCGCGGTCACACAGCTGGGGATCACCGAGGTCCGCTTCACCGGTGGTGAGCCGCTGCTGCGGCCCGGCCTGGTCGGGATCGTCGAGCGGTGCGCGGCCCTGGAGCCCCGCCCCAAGATGTCGCTCACCACCAACGGCATAGGCCTCAAGCGCACCGCCCGGGCACTGAAGGCCGCCGGCCTGGACCGGGTGAACGTGTCCCTGGACACCCTGCGGCCCGAGGTCTTCAAGACCCTCACCCGACGCGACCGGCACAAGGACGTCATCGAGGGCATGGCCGCCGCCCGCGAGGCCGGTCTCACCCCCGTCAAGGTCAACGCCGTCCTCATGCCCGGCCTCAACGACGACGAGGCCCCCGACCTGCTGGCCTGGGCCGTGGAGAACGAGTACGAGCTCCGCTTCATCGAGCAGATGCCGCTCGACGCCCAGCACGGCTGGAAGCGCGACGGCATGATCACCGCCGGGGACATCCTGGAGTCCCTGCGCACCCGCTTCACGCTCACCGAGGAAGGCGCCGTCGAGCGCGGCTCCGCCCCGGCCGAGCGCTGGGTGGTCGACGGCGGCCCGGCCACCGTCGGCGTCATCGCCTCGGTCACGCGCCCGTTCTGCGGCGCCTGCGACCGCACCCGGCTCACCGCCGACGGCCAGGTGCGTACGTGCCTGTTCGCGACCGAGGAGTCGGACCTGCGCGCCGCCCTGCGCTCGGGCGCCCCGGACGAGGAGATCGCCCGACTGTGGAAGGTCGCGATGTGGGGCAAGAAGGCCGGGTCCGGTCTCGACGACCCGTCCTTCCTGCAGCCCGACCGCCCGATGTCCGCGATCGGCGGCTGA
- a CDS encoding solute symporter family protein, translated as MSSAHHLTTVAAGASEHRPLIITLFGLFVVATLIITVWAGRQTKGAADFYAGGRQFTGFQNGLAISGDYMSAASFLGIAGAIALFGYDGFLYSIGFLVAWLVALLLVAEPLRNSGRYTMGDVLAYRMRQRPVRTAAGTSTIVVSIFYLLAQMAGAGVLVSLLLGITSDGGNVAVVALVGVLMIVYVTIGGMKGTTWVQMIKAVLLIAGALLITLLVLVKFNFNISDLLGKAAENSGQGAKFLEPGLKYGKDSTSKLDFISLGLALVLGTAGLPHILIRFYTVPTAQAARKSVLWAIGIIGGFYLMTIALGFGAAALLDRAEIIKSNKAGNTAAPLLAQAVGGGPDSTGGAILLAVISAVAFATILAVVAGLTLASSSSFAHDLYVNVIRKGKATEKEEMRAARWSTVVIGAVAIGLGALARDLNVAGLVALAFAVAASANLPTILYSLFWKRFTTQGALWSIYGGLISAVGLVLFSPVVSGKPTSMFKDADFFWFPLENPGIISIPLGFLLGWLGTVLTKEEADPQKFAELEVRSLTGTGAH; from the coding sequence ATGAGCAGCGCGCACCACCTGACGACGGTCGCCGCGGGAGCCTCCGAGCACCGCCCGCTGATCATCACCCTGTTCGGACTGTTCGTCGTCGCCACCCTGATCATCACCGTCTGGGCCGGCCGCCAGACCAAGGGCGCCGCCGACTTCTACGCGGGCGGCCGCCAGTTCACCGGCTTCCAGAACGGCCTCGCCATCTCCGGCGACTACATGTCGGCCGCGTCCTTCCTCGGCATCGCCGGAGCCATCGCCCTCTTCGGCTACGACGGCTTCCTCTACTCCATCGGCTTCCTCGTCGCCTGGCTGGTCGCCCTGCTGCTCGTCGCCGAGCCGCTGCGCAACTCCGGCCGCTACACGATGGGCGACGTCCTCGCGTACCGGATGCGCCAGCGGCCCGTCCGTACCGCCGCCGGCACCTCCACCATCGTGGTCTCGATCTTCTACCTGCTCGCCCAGATGGCCGGCGCCGGTGTGCTCGTCTCGCTGCTCCTGGGCATCACCAGCGACGGCGGCAATGTGGCCGTGGTCGCTCTGGTCGGCGTCCTGATGATCGTCTACGTGACCATCGGCGGCATGAAGGGCACCACCTGGGTCCAGATGATCAAGGCGGTGCTGCTGATCGCGGGCGCCCTGCTGATCACCCTGCTGGTGCTGGTGAAGTTCAACTTCAACATCTCCGACCTGCTGGGCAAGGCCGCCGAGAACAGCGGACAGGGGGCGAAGTTCCTCGAACCGGGGCTCAAGTACGGCAAGGACTCGACCTCCAAGCTGGACTTCATCTCGCTGGGCCTGGCCCTCGTCCTCGGCACCGCCGGCCTGCCGCACATCCTGATCCGCTTCTACACGGTGCCCACCGCGCAGGCCGCCCGTAAGTCCGTCCTGTGGGCCATCGGCATCATCGGCGGCTTCTACCTGATGACGATCGCCCTCGGCTTCGGCGCCGCGGCACTGCTCGACCGCGCCGAGATCATCAAATCCAACAAGGCCGGCAACACCGCCGCCCCGCTGCTCGCCCAGGCCGTCGGCGGCGGCCCCGACTCCACCGGCGGCGCCATCCTGCTCGCGGTGATCTCCGCCGTCGCCTTCGCCACCATCCTGGCCGTCGTCGCGGGCCTCACCCTCGCCTCCTCCTCGTCCTTCGCGCACGACCTGTACGTGAACGTGATCCGCAAGGGCAAGGCCACCGAGAAGGAGGAGATGCGCGCGGCCCGCTGGTCCACCGTCGTCATCGGCGCCGTGGCCATCGGCCTGGGCGCGCTGGCCCGCGACCTGAACGTGGCCGGCCTGGTCGCGCTCGCCTTCGCGGTCGCCGCCTCCGCGAACCTGCCGACCATCCTCTACAGCCTCTTCTGGAAGCGCTTCACCACCCAGGGCGCGCTCTGGTCCATCTACGGCGGACTGATCTCGGCCGTCGGCCTGGTGCTGTTCTCCCCGGTCGTGTCCGGAAAGCCCACCTCGATGTTCAAGGACGCCGACTTCTTCTGGTTCCCGCTGGAGAACCCGGGGATCATCTCGATCCCGCTCGGCTTCCTCCTGGGGTGGCTGGGCACCGTCCTCACCAAGGAGGAGGCCGACCCCCAGAAGTTCGCCGAGCTGGAGGTGCGCTCCCTCACCGGAACCGGGGCGCACTGA
- a CDS encoding DUF485 domain-containing protein, with product MTTEAAPPPGSAGTPPTAPTADDYASVQQSPEFGELRSSYRSFAFPLTVAFIAWYLLYVLLSNYAGGFMGTKLFGNINVALVLGLAQFATTFLIAWFYARYAATKLDPKAEAIKARMEAAE from the coding sequence GTGACCACCGAAGCAGCGCCGCCGCCGGGCAGCGCGGGAACGCCACCGACGGCCCCCACGGCCGATGACTACGCGAGCGTCCAGCAGAGCCCCGAATTCGGCGAACTGCGCAGCTCCTACCGCTCCTTCGCCTTCCCGCTCACCGTGGCCTTCATCGCCTGGTACCTGCTCTACGTCCTGCTGTCCAACTACGCGGGCGGCTTCATGGGGACCAAGCTCTTCGGCAACATCAACGTCGCCCTCGTGCTCGGCCTCGCCCAGTTCGCGACGACCTTCCTGATCGCCTGGTTCTACGCGCGCTACGCGGCCACGAAGCTCGACCCCAAGGCGGAGGCCATCAAGGCACGGATGGAGGCCGCCGAATGA
- a CDS encoding S8 family serine peptidase, which yields MDQLGSRAPKKRSRALAVPVGLALTASLAFLPVVSASAAPLGTTADAAPASKADTSGPKLSYVANLNAYATMKAAKKAVERAGGTVVTAYEQIGVVVAHSQNPDFAKQLRAQRGLFVSVGATRTAPMTAARTTDEGATQQLSAADAAKAAAAAQEGQEPLEPNQWDLRTIKADKAHKINDGSRNVTVGIIDTGVDDTHPDLAPNFSKGQSANCVGGVADTTEGAWRPYADGSDHGTHVAGTIGAARNGIGVSGVAPGVKIAAIKVSEPGTSLFYTEAVVCGFMFAAEKGIEVTNNSYYVDPYLFNCKTDDGQKALVEAIGRATKYAERKGTLHIASAGNSDQDLAADSLVDDTSPNDTTPVPRTIDPKVCLDLPTQLPGVVTVSATGDKGLRSYYSSYGLGVVDVAAPGGDKWQVPDTPDANGRVLSTVPGGGYGYKQGTSMAAPHVAGVAALLKSAHPSATPSQLQAMLKAQSTKAACPTQIYNAAGTLVDATTCASKWGQTGYYGYGVIDALKAVK from the coding sequence ATGGATCAGCTGGGGTCGCGTGCGCCCAAGAAGCGCAGCCGTGCTCTCGCCGTACCGGTCGGCCTGGCGCTCACCGCCTCGCTCGCCTTCCTGCCCGTGGTCTCGGCCTCGGCCGCCCCGCTGGGCACCACGGCCGACGCGGCGCCGGCCTCGAAGGCCGACACCTCCGGCCCCAAGCTGTCGTACGTGGCCAACCTGAACGCGTACGCCACGATGAAGGCGGCGAAGAAGGCCGTCGAGCGGGCCGGCGGAACGGTGGTGACGGCCTATGAGCAGATCGGGGTCGTGGTCGCACACTCCCAGAACCCCGACTTCGCCAAGCAGCTGCGAGCCCAGCGCGGCCTGTTCGTGTCGGTCGGTGCCACCCGGACGGCCCCGATGACGGCGGCGCGGACCACCGACGAGGGCGCGACCCAGCAGCTGAGCGCGGCGGACGCCGCCAAGGCGGCGGCAGCGGCCCAGGAGGGTCAGGAGCCGCTGGAGCCCAACCAGTGGGACCTGCGGACGATCAAGGCCGACAAGGCTCACAAGATCAACGATGGCAGCCGGAACGTCACCGTGGGCATCATCGACACGGGGGTCGACGACACCCACCCCGATCTCGCCCCGAACTTCTCCAAGGGCCAGTCCGCCAACTGCGTGGGGGGCGTCGCCGACACCACCGAGGGCGCCTGGCGCCCGTACGCCGACGGCAGCGACCACGGCACGCACGTGGCGGGCACCATCGGGGCCGCGCGCAACGGCATCGGCGTCAGTGGTGTCGCGCCGGGCGTGAAGATCGCCGCGATCAAGGTGAGCGAGCCCGGGACCAGCCTCTTCTACACCGAGGCGGTCGTCTGCGGCTTCATGTTCGCCGCCGAGAAGGGGATCGAGGTGACCAACAACAGCTACTACGTCGACCCGTACCTCTTCAACTGCAAGACCGACGACGGCCAGAAGGCGCTGGTGGAGGCCATCGGCCGGGCCACCAAGTACGCCGAGCGCAAGGGCACGCTCCACATCGCCTCGGCCGGCAACTCCGACCAGGACCTGGCGGCCGACTCCCTCGTCGACGACACCAGCCCGAACGACACCACCCCGGTGCCGCGCACCATCGACCCGAAGGTCTGCCTGGACCTGCCGACCCAGCTGCCGGGTGTGGTGACCGTCTCGGCGACCGGTGACAAGGGCCTGCGCTCGTACTACTCCAGCTACGGCCTCGGGGTCGTGGACGTCGCCGCCCCCGGCGGTGACAAGTGGCAGGTCCCGGACACCCCGGACGCCAACGGCCGCGTGCTGTCGACCGTCCCGGGCGGGGGCTACGGCTACAAGCAGGGCACCTCGATGGCCGCCCCGCACGTCGCGGGCGTCGCGGCGCTCCTCAAGAGCGCACACCCGTCGGCCACGCCCTCGCAGCTCCAGGCGATGCTGAAGGCCCAGTCCACGAAGGCGGCCTGCCCGACGCAGATATACAACGCCGCGGGCACCCTGGTCGACGCCACCACCTGCGCGAGCAAGTGGGGTCAGACGGGCTACTACGGCTACGGCGTGATCGACGCGCTCAAGGCCGTGAAGTAG